The following coding sequences are from one Thermostaphylospora chromogena window:
- a CDS encoding thiamine pyrophosphate-dependent enzyme — protein sequence MARDNVETHFMEAVGALQAGPARDPDLPIAEGSRLTGRHCLELYEHQVGSRLLDIAARLLRERGEGFYTIGSAGHEGNAGVAAAVRTTDPALLHYRSGAFYLTRSAAAGRLPEEGLRDVLLGLTASSEEPIAGGRHKVFGHPDLAVIPQTSTIASHLPRAVGVAFAIERARKLGVPCPWPADAIAVCSFGDASVNHASALTGFNTAAYGSYQGLPLPILFVCEDNGLGISVRTPSGWIGAAHHPRLAYFHADGTDVVDVYDTAVRAVEHVRTKRAPALLHLKTVRLMGHAGSDVESSYRTKREIQADLARDPLIATAARLVGAGLTTPEDLLRRYEISREYVLRMALETARRPRLSSARQIMAPLAPRRPAEVARAVVRAAGPSARERAFNGSLPEREGPLTVSQAINRALADALAAHPEMLVFGEDVGRKGGVYGVTRGLQKRFGAGRVFDTLLDEQAILGLALGSGLSGMLPVPEIQYLAYLHNALDQIRGEASTLSFFSQGAYRNPMVVRVASYAYQKGFGGHFHNDNSVAALRDIPGVIIASPARPDDAAAMLRTCLAAARVDGSVCVFLEPIALYTTRDLFEKGDNGWLAPYPPPSRWEETHVPVGRARSYGDGRDLTIVTFGNGVRMSLRAAVRLTAEGHGCRVLDLRWLSPLPVEDLLHAAELTGKVLIADETRRSGGVSEAVMAELLDAGFDGPIARVTSQDSFIPLGDASAHVLLSETDIEDAARKLLG from the coding sequence GTGGCGCGCGATAACGTTGAGACCCACTTCATGGAGGCGGTCGGAGCCCTGCAGGCCGGTCCTGCGCGCGATCCCGACCTGCCGATCGCCGAGGGAAGCAGGCTGACCGGACGGCACTGCCTGGAGCTGTACGAGCACCAAGTCGGCAGCCGCCTGCTCGACATCGCCGCCAGACTGCTACGCGAGCGTGGCGAGGGCTTCTACACCATCGGCTCGGCGGGGCACGAAGGCAACGCCGGCGTGGCCGCCGCCGTACGCACCACCGACCCCGCCCTGCTGCACTACCGCTCCGGCGCCTTCTACCTCACCCGCTCGGCCGCGGCCGGCCGGCTGCCCGAGGAGGGCCTGCGCGACGTCCTGCTCGGCCTGACCGCCTCCAGCGAGGAGCCGATCGCCGGCGGGCGCCACAAGGTGTTCGGCCACCCCGACCTGGCGGTGATACCGCAGACCTCCACCATCGCCAGCCACCTGCCCCGGGCGGTGGGCGTGGCCTTCGCCATCGAACGGGCGCGCAAGCTGGGCGTGCCCTGTCCCTGGCCCGCCGACGCGATCGCGGTGTGCAGCTTCGGCGACGCCTCGGTCAACCACGCGAGCGCCCTGACCGGCTTCAACACCGCCGCCTACGGCTCCTACCAGGGCCTTCCCCTGCCGATCCTGTTCGTCTGCGAGGACAACGGCCTGGGCATCAGCGTGCGCACGCCCAGCGGGTGGATCGGGGCCGCCCACCATCCGCGCCTGGCCTACTTCCACGCCGACGGCACCGACGTGGTCGACGTCTACGACACGGCCGTCCGCGCGGTGGAGCACGTCCGCACCAAGCGCGCCCCGGCGCTGCTCCACCTCAAGACGGTCCGGCTCATGGGGCACGCGGGCTCCGACGTGGAGAGCTCCTACCGCACGAAACGCGAGATCCAGGCCGACCTCGCCCGCGACCCTCTGATCGCCACCGCCGCCCGGCTCGTCGGCGCCGGCCTGACCACCCCCGAGGATCTGCTCAGGCGTTATGAGATCTCCCGCGAATACGTACTGCGGATGGCGCTGGAGACCGCGCGCCGGCCACGGCTGAGCTCGGCCCGGCAGATCATGGCCCCCCTCGCCCCGCGCCGTCCCGCCGAGGTCGCCCGCGCGGTCGTCCGAGCGGCGGGCCCTTCGGCCCGCGAACGCGCCTTCAACGGCTCCCTGCCCGAGCGTGAGGGCCCGCTCACCGTCTCCCAGGCGATCAACCGCGCCCTCGCCGACGCGCTGGCCGCCCACCCGGAGATGCTCGTCTTCGGTGAGGACGTGGGCCGCAAGGGCGGTGTCTACGGCGTCACCCGCGGGCTGCAGAAGCGCTTCGGCGCGGGCCGGGTCTTCGACACCCTCCTGGACGAGCAGGCGATCCTCGGGCTCGCCCTCGGCAGCGGCCTGTCCGGGATGCTGCCCGTCCCCGAGATCCAGTACCTCGCCTACCTGCACAACGCCCTCGACCAGATCCGCGGCGAGGCCTCTACGCTGTCGTTCTTCTCCCAGGGCGCCTATCGCAACCCGATGGTGGTGCGGGTCGCGTCCTACGCCTACCAGAAGGGGTTCGGCGGCCACTTCCACAACGACAACTCCGTGGCGGCGCTGCGCGACATCCCCGGCGTGATCATCGCCTCGCCCGCCCGGCCGGACGACGCGGCGGCGATGCTGCGCACGTGCCTGGCGGCGGCCCGGGTGGACGGCTCGGTCTGCGTCTTCCTGGAGCCGATCGCTCTCTACACCACCCGCGACCTGTTCGAGAAGGGCGACAACGGGTGGCTGGCCCCCTACCCGCCGCCCTCCCGCTGGGAGGAGACCCACGTGCCGGTGGGCAGGGCCCGCAGTTACGGCGACGGCCGTGACCTGACGATCGTGACCTTCGGCAACGGCGTGCGGATGAGCCTGCGCGCCGCCGTGCGGCTGACCGCCGAGGGCCACGGCTGCCGCGTGCTCGACCTGCGCTGGCTCTCCCCGCTGCCGGTCGAGGACCTGCTGCACGCCGCCGAGCTGACCGGCAAGGTGCTGATCGCCGACGAGACCCGCCGCTCCGGCGGCGTCTCCGAAGCGGTCATGGCCGAGTTGCTCGACGCCGGTTTCGACGGCCCCATAGCGCGGGTCACCTCCCAGGACAGCTTCATCCCCCTCGGCGACGCCTCCGCCCACGTCCTCCTCTCCGAGACCGACATCGAAGACGCCGCCCGTAAACTCCTCGGCTAG
- the corA gene encoding magnesium/cobalt transporter CorA: MAARSTRGVRALTRPSGRRDGLEDTPERSMDPRADDDTDHRPSVIDNAIYVDGRRVATPSSIADTCERLRNTPGSMAWIGLYRPKDWEIAKLAEEFDLHELAVEDAIVAHQRPKADRYGDTLFVVLRAARYLDDVEEVEFGELHVIVGTNFVITIRHAEAPDLSSVRRRLESEPDLLRQGPQAVLYAILDTVVDGYAPVIAGLQNDIDEIEVQVFGADPDVSRRIYELSREVIEFRRATRPLLDMLEGLIAGAAKYGADEELESYLRDVADHAITVVERVDGFRQLLQDILVVNSTLVSQAQNAEMTKLTEASYTQSEEVKKISSWAAILFAPTLVGTIYGMNFDYMPEVHWVLGYPFALLLMALVCITLYAVFKRRNWL, encoded by the coding sequence ATGGCCGCGCGGAGCACCCGGGGGGTGCGAGCTCTCACACGTCCGTCCGGTCGCCGCGACGGCTTGGAGGACACCCCGGAGCGGTCGATGGACCCGCGCGCGGACGACGACACCGACCACCGCCCCAGCGTCATCGACAACGCGATATACGTGGACGGCCGCCGGGTCGCCACACCCTCATCGATCGCCGACACCTGCGAACGCCTGCGGAACACCCCCGGCAGCATGGCGTGGATCGGCCTCTACCGGCCGAAAGACTGGGAGATCGCCAAGCTCGCCGAGGAGTTCGACCTGCACGAGCTGGCCGTCGAGGACGCCATCGTCGCCCACCAGCGGCCCAAAGCCGACCGCTACGGCGACACCCTGTTCGTCGTGCTGCGCGCCGCCCGCTACCTCGATGACGTGGAGGAGGTCGAGTTCGGCGAACTGCACGTCATCGTCGGGACGAACTTCGTCATCACCATCCGCCACGCCGAGGCGCCCGACCTGTCCAGCGTCCGCCGCCGCCTGGAGTCCGAACCCGACCTGCTGCGCCAGGGCCCGCAGGCCGTCCTCTACGCGATCCTGGACACCGTGGTCGACGGCTACGCGCCGGTCATCGCCGGTCTGCAGAACGACATCGACGAGATCGAGGTGCAGGTCTTCGGCGCCGACCCCGACGTCTCCCGGCGCATCTACGAGCTGTCCCGAGAGGTGATCGAGTTCCGGCGGGCCACCCGGCCGCTGCTCGACATGCTGGAAGGGCTCATCGCCGGCGCGGCCAAGTACGGCGCGGACGAGGAGCTGGAGAGCTACCTGCGCGACGTCGCCGACCACGCGATCACCGTCGTGGAGCGGGTGGACGGCTTCCGCCAGCTGCTGCAGGACATCCTCGTGGTCAACTCCACGCTCGTCAGCCAGGCGCAGAACGCCGAGATGACCAAGCTCACCGAGGCGAGCTACACGCAGAGCGAGGAGGTCAAGAAGATCTCCTCCTGGGCGGCGATCCTGTTCGCCCCCACCCTGGTCGGCACGATCTACGGCATGAACTTCGACTACATGCCGGAAGTGCACTGGGTGCTCGGCTACCCGTTCGCCCTGCTGCTGATGGCGCTGGTCTGCATCACCCTCTACGCCGTCTTCAAACGGCGCAACTGGCTGTGA
- a CDS encoding M50 family metallopeptidase — MESLNEVWAHLTTAQQDPPGWAVLLSALAALVIVSSTTSWQLSRGLITIAHEGGHALAAVLTRRKLQGIRLHSDTSGVTLTRGRPTGPGMILTALSGYIAPSLLGLGGAWLVSQGYITLLLWAMLVLLAGMLLMIRNLFGVVALLSTGGAVFALSWFAPDEVQSVCAHLVVWFLLFGGVRPIVELQRKRRDGRARDSDADQLARLTFLPGGFYVFFFLLVAGVSLAAGTALMAPWPPDLGLG, encoded by the coding sequence ATGGAGTCGCTCAACGAGGTGTGGGCCCACCTGACCACGGCGCAGCAGGATCCCCCCGGCTGGGCCGTCCTCCTGTCGGCGTTGGCGGCCCTGGTGATCGTTTCGTCGACCACGTCGTGGCAGTTGTCCCGCGGCCTGATCACCATCGCCCACGAGGGCGGCCACGCGCTGGCCGCCGTGCTCACCCGCCGCAAGCTGCAGGGCATCCGCCTGCACTCCGACACCTCGGGTGTCACGCTGACCCGCGGCAGACCCACCGGCCCCGGCATGATCCTCACGGCGCTCTCGGGATACATCGCGCCGTCCCTGCTGGGCCTGGGCGGTGCGTGGCTGGTGTCGCAGGGATACATCACGCTCCTGCTGTGGGCGATGCTGGTGCTGCTCGCAGGCATGCTGCTGATGATCCGCAACCTGTTCGGCGTGGTGGCGCTCCTGTCGACGGGGGGTGCGGTCTTCGCGCTGTCCTGGTTCGCCCCCGACGAGGTGCAGTCGGTGTGCGCGCACCTCGTCGTCTGGTTCCTGTTGTTCGGCGGCGTGCGGCCCATCGTGGAGCTGCAGCGCAAACGGCGCGACGGGCGTGCCCGCGACTCCGACGCCGACCAGCTGGCCCGCCTCACCTTCCTGCCCGGCGGCTTTTACGTCTTCTTCTTCCTGCTGGTCGCGGGAGTGTCGCTGGCGGCCGGGACGGCGTTGATGGCGCCCTGGCCGCCGGATCTGGGGCTCGGCTGA
- a CDS encoding AAA family ATPase, whose product MSDQHSQAGPSREGYGDGGHAPGEDYLDPAIGRRGPFAAEQGPTPSRPGPTRDGGAVNPGTWRDPLPGGPADGGPGAFPGGQGRHQDGYPADPLRDGPSRPDPRRDGYAQPAPGDLRDGRGAEPAVDALGLPITPLAAERHAPPHPGGPAPLEPRHPAASSASAAYDAPQAALDDQRDVRPLADAGGPPRDGGNGVWHDDPEATIVTSGNGPQEGLRTLVELARAAEGHTDGGQVGDGRPGEGRPDDAYDLPPLDPSADQARQGGQSNAYEDVAPYPSEDPARFPTRTYSSSDPLPPREGSSSVDSYPPREGSSSLDSYPPREGSSSLDSYPPREGSSSLDSYPPREGLTSLDSYPPREGLTSLDSYPPREGHSSLDQYPQSFDAAPHGTRDALPYLGGQSPHGLEPRDDSAHPGPDRGPGSPVSPHHEAAHHEALRPETPPHPAPPDAGDRTLRPRDTESGHGRAGEAGPEPATLHGTGGQADASPYAPPADVPMGEVAALAEQFAQRFDLLAQNVERIIKGKRQTVELALVCLFAEGHLLIEDVPGTGKTTLARSIAASVDGLWRHIRFTPDLEPADVIGVPARDEADGTTGLRRGPVFANLVLCDGIEHAAPKTLAALLEAMEERRVVVDSEPHALPRPFMVIATQDSVRDPAYGDGPPALPKARLDRFLMRISVGYPDPAAEVEALKGMPAGPQVDRLPLVARASDIAGMIDFITRIHVADPIYDYMVSLVAATRDAPETRLGASPRAGMALLRASRVRAAAAGRHYVVPEDVRALAVPVLAHRLMLTPEAEARGHTGASVVEEVVARVPAPQLAGV is encoded by the coding sequence GTGAGCGACCAGCATTCGCAGGCCGGTCCCTCCCGCGAGGGATACGGAGACGGGGGACACGCGCCAGGAGAGGACTACCTCGACCCGGCGATCGGGCGTCGTGGTCCTTTCGCGGCTGAGCAGGGCCCGACGCCCAGCCGGCCGGGGCCCACCCGTGACGGCGGCGCGGTGAATCCGGGGACGTGGCGCGACCCCCTTCCCGGCGGTCCAGCGGACGGGGGGCCCGGCGCCTTCCCCGGCGGCCAGGGGAGGCATCAGGACGGCTACCCCGCCGACCCTCTGCGGGACGGCCCGTCCCGCCCCGACCCCCGAAGGGACGGCTACGCCCAGCCGGCCCCCGGCGACCTCCGCGACGGGCGCGGCGCGGAGCCCGCCGTGGACGCGCTCGGCCTGCCGATCACGCCGCTGGCGGCGGAGCGGCACGCACCCCCGCATCCGGGCGGCCCGGCTCCGCTGGAGCCCCGGCATCCGGCCGCGTCGTCCGCCTCGGCGGCGTACGATGCGCCGCAGGCGGCCCTCGACGACCAGCGTGACGTCCGTCCGTTGGCGGACGCCGGCGGTCCGCCGCGGGATGGCGGCAACGGCGTCTGGCACGACGACCCCGAAGCCACGATCGTGACCAGCGGAAACGGGCCGCAGGAAGGGCTGCGTACGCTCGTCGAGCTCGCACGCGCGGCCGAAGGGCACACCGACGGCGGGCAGGTCGGCGACGGCCGGCCCGGCGAGGGACGGCCGGACGACGCCTACGACCTCCCGCCCCTCGACCCGTCCGCCGATCAGGCGCGGCAGGGCGGGCAGAGCAACGCGTACGAGGACGTAGCGCCATACCCGTCCGAGGACCCGGCCCGTTTCCCCACGAGGACCTACTCCTCCTCGGATCCCCTTCCGCCACGCGAGGGGTCTTCCTCCGTGGACTCCTATCCTCCGCGTGAGGGGTCTTCCTCCCTGGACTCCTATCCCCCGCGTGAGGGGTCTTCCTCCCTGGACTCCTATCCTCCGCGTGAGGGGTCTTCCTCCCTGGACTCCTATCCCCCGCGTGAAGGGCTCACCTCCCTGGACTCCTATCCCCCGCGTGAAGGGCTCACCTCCCTGGACTCCTATCCCCCGCGTGAGGGCCACTCCTCGCTGGACCAGTACCCGCAGTCCTTCGACGCCGCTCCCCACGGCACCCGGGACGCCCTGCCCTACCTCGGCGGACAGTCCCCCCACGGTCTCGAACCGCGGGACGACTCCGCCCACCCCGGGCCGGACCGCGGACCGGGATCCCCCGTGAGCCCGCACCACGAGGCGGCACATCACGAGGCCCTCCGCCCCGAGACGCCGCCGCACCCGGCACCACCGGACGCGGGCGACCGCACGCTCCGCCCCCGGGACACCGAGAGCGGACACGGACGAGCCGGTGAAGCCGGGCCGGAGCCCGCGACGCTCCACGGGACCGGCGGACAGGCCGACGCGTCGCCGTACGCGCCGCCCGCGGACGTCCCCATGGGCGAGGTGGCGGCGCTCGCCGAGCAGTTCGCGCAGCGTTTCGACCTGCTGGCGCAGAACGTCGAGCGCATCATCAAAGGCAAGCGGCAGACCGTCGAGCTGGCGCTGGTGTGCCTGTTCGCCGAGGGGCACCTGCTGATCGAGGACGTGCCGGGGACGGGCAAGACCACCCTGGCCCGCTCCATCGCGGCGAGCGTGGACGGACTGTGGCGGCACATCCGGTTCACCCCCGACCTGGAACCCGCCGACGTCATCGGGGTGCCGGCGCGCGACGAGGCGGACGGGACCACCGGACTCCGCCGCGGCCCGGTCTTCGCCAACCTCGTGCTCTGCGACGGGATCGAGCACGCCGCGCCCAAGACGCTGGCCGCCCTGCTGGAGGCGATGGAGGAGCGGCGGGTCGTCGTCGACTCCGAACCGCACGCGCTTCCCCGGCCGTTCATGGTGATCGCCACCCAGGACTCCGTGCGTGACCCGGCCTACGGGGACGGCCCGCCCGCGCTGCCCAAGGCGCGGCTGGACCGCTTCCTGATGCGGATCTCCGTCGGCTACCCCGACCCCGCCGCGGAGGTCGAGGCGCTCAAGGGCATGCCCGCGGGACCGCAGGTGGACCGCCTTCCGCTGGTCGCCAGGGCCTCCGACATCGCCGGAATGATCGACTTCATCACGCGCATCCACGTCGCCGACCCGATCTACGACTACATGGTGTCGCTGGTCGCCGCGACCCGCGACGCGCCGGAGACCCGCCTGGGCGCCAGCCCGCGGGCCGGAATGGCGCTGCTGCGCGCCTCCCGGGTGCGGGCCGCCGCGGCGGGACGCCACTACGTCGTGCCCGAGGACGTCAGGGCGCTGGCCGTGCCGGTGCTCGCCCACCGCCTGATGCTCACGCCGGAGGCTGAGGCTCGCGGGCACACCGGCGCGAGCGTGGTGGAGGAGGTCGTCGCCAGGGTGCCGGCGCCGCAGCTCGCCGGGGTCTGA
- a CDS encoding chromosome partitioning protein ParA: MENIVGDRVLIALQPINISRLSTHVVPIVPGTLIVVAGAGPKDSNGAGKSSFIAAITALLGDEQWRFASGAKAVSELLFNAELAAGGGRQWASADHGYIIGVFDEPEPRDPLTVWLRVNQEAPHLEIRWTSGVHLAMAPSEAERVTRADEMWAALPRSAGRRDVVARDLTRFLYGDRVRCVSFLSTSVRSKVATNLLSQPLNEISPERIFEAVAALTGLDAELDQEREARRDEHAKRLRAAQARQRLQEFEAESRSLLAAFDRRDRARELLAEATRCWRGRLARMLVDAAERDATLAQELERHRAGQRTAEETIAQVRAEIATLRDDTLDRRLAEARRELAQAQAQVGKLEAERAVVENTADELRGRIPALEEARRFADGREVSAAEAELAQARQRLNAALKAAGVAEREVDAAAAALDAAESGPAAAQLRALAEAGITAGGLRDALDVAEQAWNASGAAADGPHGRSWEHAVIVDAAALDDAARALADLPGSVLVSSAGVTVVGSFEKAPTGRDARIKAAEQRLHRARDAQEEAARAVRAAEDGVAEAARRLEGARAGVELAEVERRLAERRGRLAELTAAIEESAPRIAAAEREVSALDFRARTREAEIERLEARRARLEDDRRRARAEEARVVAERRELDLDGLTEAWGGTEESAREWLAALPDAERPLTADEWWRAAERCLDQALRATFRDEEEEEMPEELRFLIRDRSEPGAGRTAREQATFPAVCAALGSYLRAQEDYERHQRRQIEAQLATRQRDLAAADTGAEEAARSTAVHRAALTTAIKARLTRVAEEFERLDLAYGGYGATLDFPVPPPPTDPEQRWAWKVVPKWRRGEGQGYVPYNRRANTALMDEKAVKLVCAAAIASSSGGHLCLVLDELGRNLGKEHRREAVTLFRRIGETYGITVVGALQDDMEPYAVDACGQYIKLRRSSDAMPYNEPPVIVGQDRHASRVRALSAYVTRPAAPPSLDAARPSDAPPSPDAVLPMDRS, encoded by the coding sequence ATGGAGAACATCGTCGGCGACCGGGTGCTGATCGCCCTGCAGCCGATCAACATCTCCCGGCTGTCCACCCACGTGGTCCCGATCGTCCCCGGCACGCTGATCGTGGTCGCGGGCGCGGGGCCGAAGGACTCCAACGGCGCGGGGAAGTCCTCCTTCATCGCGGCGATCACCGCGCTGCTCGGCGACGAGCAGTGGCGCTTCGCGTCCGGCGCCAAGGCGGTCTCCGAGCTGTTGTTCAACGCCGAGCTGGCCGCCGGCGGCGGTCGGCAGTGGGCCAGCGCCGACCACGGCTACATCATCGGCGTCTTCGACGAGCCCGAGCCCCGCGACCCGCTCACCGTGTGGCTGCGGGTCAACCAGGAGGCGCCCCATCTGGAGATCCGGTGGACGTCCGGCGTCCACCTGGCGATGGCGCCGTCCGAGGCCGAACGGGTGACCCGCGCCGACGAGATGTGGGCGGCGCTGCCGCGCTCCGCGGGCCGCCGCGACGTCGTGGCCCGTGACCTGACCCGTTTCCTGTACGGCGACCGCGTGCGCTGCGTGTCCTTCCTGTCGACCTCGGTGCGCAGCAAGGTCGCCACCAACCTGCTCTCCCAGCCGCTCAACGAGATCTCCCCCGAGCGCATCTTCGAGGCCGTGGCCGCGCTCACCGGCCTCGACGCCGAACTGGACCAGGAGCGGGAGGCCCGGCGCGACGAGCACGCCAAGCGGCTGCGGGCGGCGCAGGCCCGGCAGCGGTTGCAGGAGTTCGAGGCGGAGTCCCGGTCGCTGCTGGCCGCCTTCGACCGGCGCGACCGGGCGCGGGAGCTGCTCGCCGAGGCGACGCGCTGCTGGCGGGGGCGCCTGGCGCGCATGCTCGTCGACGCCGCCGAGCGGGACGCGACGCTCGCGCAGGAGCTGGAGCGCCACCGGGCCGGGCAGCGGACGGCGGAGGAGACGATCGCCCAGGTCAGGGCGGAGATCGCCACACTGCGGGATGACACGCTCGACCGTCGGCTGGCCGAGGCGCGCAGGGAGCTGGCGCAGGCGCAGGCGCAGGTCGGAAAGTTGGAGGCCGAGCGGGCGGTGGTGGAGAACACCGCCGACGAGCTGCGCGGCCGGATCCCCGCCCTCGAAGAGGCGCGCCGCTTCGCCGACGGGCGCGAGGTGTCCGCGGCCGAAGCGGAGCTGGCGCAGGCCCGGCAGCGGCTGAACGCCGCGCTCAAAGCGGCGGGGGTGGCCGAGCGCGAGGTGGACGCGGCCGCCGCCGCGCTCGACGCCGCCGAGAGCGGCCCTGCCGCCGCCCAGCTCCGCGCGCTCGCCGAAGCGGGCATCACGGCCGGCGGCCTGCGTGACGCGCTGGACGTGGCCGAGCAGGCTTGGAACGCCTCCGGCGCCGCGGCGGACGGCCCGCACGGCCGCTCCTGGGAGCACGCGGTGATCGTGGACGCCGCGGCCCTGGACGACGCGGCGCGCGCACTGGCCGACCTGCCGGGTTCGGTGCTGGTCAGCTCGGCCGGGGTCACGGTGGTCGGCTCCTTCGAGAAGGCGCCGACCGGGCGGGACGCCCGGATCAAGGCGGCCGAGCAGCGGCTGCACCGGGCGCGGGACGCGCAGGAGGAGGCCGCGCGGGCCGTGCGCGCCGCCGAGGACGGCGTGGCCGAGGCGGCTCGGCGTCTGGAAGGGGCCAGGGCGGGGGTGGAGCTGGCCGAGGTCGAACGGCGCCTGGCCGAGCGCCGCGGCCGCCTGGCCGAGCTGACGGCGGCGATCGAGGAATCGGCTCCGCGGATCGCCGCGGCCGAGCGGGAGGTGAGCGCGCTCGACTTCCGGGCCCGCACCCGCGAAGCGGAGATCGAGCGGCTGGAGGCGCGGCGGGCGCGGTTGGAGGACGACCGCAGGCGAGCCCGGGCCGAGGAGGCCAGGGTGGTCGCCGAGCGGCGGGAGCTCGACCTGGACGGGCTCACCGAGGCGTGGGGCGGCACCGAGGAGAGCGCCCGGGAGTGGCTGGCCGCCCTCCCCGACGCCGAAAGGCCGCTCACCGCCGACGAGTGGTGGCGCGCCGCCGAGCGCTGCCTGGATCAGGCGCTGCGCGCGACGTTCCGCGACGAGGAGGAAGAGGAGATGCCGGAGGAGCTGCGGTTCCTGATCCGCGACCGCAGCGAACCCGGCGCCGGACGGACCGCCCGCGAGCAGGCCACCTTCCCGGCGGTGTGCGCGGCCCTGGGCTCCTACCTGCGTGCGCAGGAGGACTACGAGCGGCACCAGCGCCGCCAGATCGAGGCCCAGCTCGCCACCCGGCAGCGCGACCTGGCGGCGGCCGACACCGGAGCGGAGGAGGCCGCGCGGTCCACGGCCGTGCACCGCGCCGCGCTCACCACGGCGATCAAGGCGCGGTTGACCCGGGTGGCCGAGGAGTTCGAACGGCTCGACCTCGCCTACGGCGGTTACGGCGCCACGCTCGACTTCCCCGTCCCTCCCCCGCCCACCGACCCGGAGCAGCGGTGGGCGTGGAAGGTCGTGCCGAAGTGGCGGCGCGGCGAAGGGCAGGGGTATGTGCCCTACAACCGGCGGGCGAACACGGCGCTGATGGACGAGAAGGCCGTCAAGCTGGTCTGCGCCGCGGCCATCGCGTCGTCCAGCGGCGGCCACCTGTGCCTGGTGCTGGACGAACTGGGGCGCAACCTCGGCAAGGAGCACCGCCGGGAGGCCGTGACGCTCTTCCGGCGTATCGGCGAGACCTACGGCATCACCGTCGTCGGCGCCCTGCAGGACGACATGGAGCCCTACGCGGTCGACGCCTGCGGGCAGTACATCAAACTGCGCCGGTCCTCCGACGCCATGCCGTACAACGAGCCGCCGGTCATCGTCGGCCAGGACCGTCACGCCTCCCGCGTGCGCGCCCTGTCCGCCTACGTCACCCGCCCGGCCGCGCCGCCGTCCCTCGACGCGGCCCGGCCTTCCGACGCGCCCCCGTCCCCCGACGCGGTCCTGCCGATGGATCGAAGCTGA